Genomic window (Rossellomorea aquimaris):
TTTCTTTCGGTGTACCAGTAGCTTCAATCATGGCTGCCATGTTGGCGCTCCCGCCAATCCAGCTTCCGGCAAGTGCCGCTACACCAGTCCATGCGTCCTCAGGAAGAAACGGCTGGAATATGGCTAAAGCGATGGGGCCTCCGATCACGACACCAAGAGTCCCGGCAAGGAACATCGTAATCGCTTTCGGACCTAGCTTTAATGTTGCTGGAACATTCGCAGAAAGAAGCAGCAATAATAATCCGACCGGTAATATGTAAGCCGATGTAAAGTCATATAAAGATGACTGATCCGGGATGATTCCAAACGTTGTAGATAACATCGGAAGGAAATAAGTCCAGATTAATGGTGGAGCATAGTGAAAGAACTTCTTTAAGAAAGGGTTCTTCGACTCCCCAAGAATGAACACAAGACCTACTAAGGCAGCTAAATAAGAAAAGATTGCCATAGGTTCTTGAATTAAGATAGTGTCAAAACGCCACCACATAGTAAAACCTCCTTAAAAATAGATAACAAGGTTTACTATAACATTGAAAACGGTTACTATTTAGAATTTTAATAAGTGCTAATCTTTGACCAATACTGAATATAAGAGGGGCATATAAGAACCAGGAGGGAGCATGTATCTCAACAAAAAAAGCCATAGGAATCCATGGCTACATCTTGATTGTTCATATGAAGTAGAGATGTATGAATGCTTGTAATGAGGGCTTTCAATATAGAAGGATGTGATAAAGTTTAATAATAATTCCAGAATCCTAAAGCAAATAATAAAATACCCGTAATCATTGAAATTCCAAATAACATAAATAATAAATCCAGAATGCTGTCGGCGAAGACTCTTCTACGGTTCTCACGTTTAAAATGACGTACTTCCTTGCGATACGATCGTGCAGCACGACTCATAAAAAACCTCCTCCTCCATAAACATCATTTGTATTAACACATATTCGTCACAATACAAGAAAATCCTTCCTGGAAGTGAAAAATATGCCGACTTACCTAGAACCAAGTCGAATGGAGGGACGGACCTTCTTTAAATCTTCAACACCAAATAAGAGGCTATGCAAAGATAGCCTCTTATTTGAATAAAGAAAGCTTAGAAGTGAGTACCTGTAGCCTCAGTTAGCGGAGGTGATTTTGTGAAATTCCACTAAGGGCGCTTCCGGCACTTTGATCCGATTGCTGTTGTACTGCCAAATCTCCCAGAGCCAGCATTCCGACAAGCTGTCCATTTTCCACGACAGGCAAACGACGGACCTGGTGTTGAGACATTAAAGCTGATGCTTCTTCAACCGAGGCATCCGGAGAGATTGTCACAACCTGCTGTGACATAACTTGAGAGACATTTCCCTGTGCACCTTGAGTCAGTCCACGAGTAGCAATATCACGGTCTGTTACCATACCGACAACTTGTCCGTTTTCAACAACGGGAACGGAACCAACATTTTTGGAACTCATTTTAGAAGCGACGCTCTGAAGTGAGTCCTGATTTGAAGCGGCTTCCACATTTGTCGACATAATATCACGTACTTGCATGTAAATTCCCCCTTAATCAAATTGGCAGTACACCATTATTATTCGACAAATCCACTCAACTATTCTTAATGCGTTCAGCCATTATTTTCAAATGAGAGGGACGGACCTTCTTGGAGTACTTGTATACTTCTCGTAACATACTCTTTTATCCCACCCCGATATGAGTATAGGATCGATTGAGAATGTTTTCTCGATGAGCAGACATTTCATTTAGACCCAATAGACTAATCACAATGGATAGTACAACAATGATGAGAGTCAGTTTTGTATCCATGATTTTAAAAATGTGTAATTAGGGACAAAATATTCTAAGAAAAAGTGGCGAAATAGGATTATAGTTTCATTTTTAGGGAAAAGGAAAACCATTAACGATAAAGTGAAACTTTTCTTTATGATAAACGTACAAATAGGTAACGACATTTTATAAAAGAGGTGAATAACGTGGTAAAGGAGAACGATCGCTTAAAAAAAGTGATAACGAAATTGTCGAACGTTGGTGTTAATATTTCAAAAACGAAATCAAGACGTGAAATTCTTCATTCACTGAAGCAGTATCAGCCATTACCTAAGACGTTAACCCAAGACTATTAAACTTACTCCCCGAGAAACATTGGACAGACATATTCTCCCTTTTTTCACGATATACTAAGTAGTAGTAGTGAAAAGGAGGGGTAGGTATGGAGAGAATGATGTTTGATTTACAGGCATTAAAGGAAATCAGAAAGAAGGCAGATGAAATTTCATACTACTGTATGAGCCGGGATCAACCAGAGCCTCATCGTGTAAGCATGGCGTTAGATCAGGTATGTCGTGCACTTGCTATGTTTGCTGAAACGGAAATTCATCGAATGGAGAATCACCATATTCCTTATGACCCCGAAAGTTATATTAAAGGTCGTCTTGGAATTGCCTATCGATCTGTTCTCCAAGTTCCTCAAGAGGATTCCAATACAGCATAGTAAAAGAGGTTGACCCAAGAATTCAAGGGCTTCTAAGTCAAGAACATAATAGAAATAAATCAGAAACTCTGAAAGAATTAGGACTGGTCCTTTAAGGATGACATCACTCATCGTTTTGGGTCAGCCTCTTTTTATTTACTACTCTAAAAGTTAGGTGACGATATTAATGACGATGTTTTCGGATATATTGTTGGTCTGTAATGGGAAGGCAGGTCAAGGAACGTTAGAAGTTCTAATAAAGGATGCCGTGCCCCCTTTGTTAGATATCTGCACGAACTTAATTATTCATAAAACGAAAGAGAAAGGCGATGCCGAAAGAATTTGTAAGGAAACGGGTCATCAATATGAACTGGTGGTCATCATGGGTGGTGACGGAACGATTCATGAGGCCATCAACGGGTTGGCAGCCATAGAAAAACGGCCTTTGGTAGGCATTATCCCTGGAGGGACGTGTAATGACTTTGCGCGCTCGTTACATATCCCCATGAATATTGGACAAGCTGTCCGACTCATTACCGAGCGTCCTATTGAAAAGCATATCGATATCGTCAAAGCGGACGAGCGGTATTTCAGCAATTTCTGGGGAACGGGGCTGGTCGCGGAGACGAGCGATAATATCGATGTAGGATCAAAGAGTGTCCTCGGAAAACTGAGTTATTATATCAGTGCGTTTCAATCCATTCAGGAATCCCCAATCTTAAATGTAAAGATAACAACTGAAAATGAAGTGATTGAAGAGGAAGTGGTGATGCTATTGGCCGCTAACGGACGATCGATAGGCTCTAACCCACTGCCGACCTGCATTGATATGGAAGATGGGTTAATGGATATTTACGTCGTCAAGAAAAGCGGATTTCCGTTATTAAAGGAATTTCTCGTTATCAAAAGTACAGGCAATATCAGCGAACAATATGACGATATTATGCACATTCAAGCAAGGGAAGCCCATATCGAACTTGGACAGAATGAAAAGCTTGATATGGATGGGGAATTATATGAAGGAACCAGGCAATCTCTTCAAGTGTTAAATAAGCATCTGCGATTTGTGGTTGGAATGTCAGAATAAAAAGAGAGCAAGGGGGCTACACTCTCCCTTGCTCTCTATTCCTATGATTATACAGTTTTCTTTCTCTGCTTTATTACCAGGTATACCAGATATACGGCGATTAAGACGCCACCAGCCCCAAGTGTAAGAAGTGTAAAATTCTCTTCAATGAAAGGTTTTGCTTTAGCTCCAAGTGCTAAGATGATTGCACCTTCAAGGAAGAAACGAATTCCTCTTCCGATAATCGACCAGATTATCAGTACTCTGATCTTAACACCGGAAACCCCTGCGAAAATCGTGAAGATCTTATAAGGTACAGGTGTAAGTCCTGCAATTAAAAGAGCCATTGCTCCATATTTATTAAAGTACTCCTCTACTTTTTGAATCCTTTTTTCAGAGAAGAAATATACAAGGATCGGTCGTCCAAGTTTCTTACCGATCCACCAGCCAAGAAGGGCTCCGATAACGGAAGCGATAGTCGTATAAAGTGCATACAGCAGTGCGCTATCCGGATTGGCAATTGCTAATGGAATCAGTAGTACATCAGGCGGTATAGGGAAAAATGATGAGTCAGCGAATGAAACCAGAATCAGTCCCCATACACCATAATCCAGTAACCATGCTTCGAAAGCGTGAAGTAGTTCAGACATAAGTGCAGTAATCTCCTTTATTGATCAAGCATTATTTTCGATTTTAACGGAACATAAGAAAGTATATCACTTTTCACAAAAGGAGTCATGAATTAACCTGTAGGGATGGAACGAATTCACGGAATTATCCTACTTATAACATTTAACAAAATTTGAAAAAAGCTTTAAGTTAAAGGCTCTTTTCGTATAGTTTGTTGCTATTGTAGAGGAGAAAGTAATAGTTGATTTCCGCTCCAGGATACTCGCTTTCCGCGGGGCTGGCGGTGAGCCTCCGGGGTCTCACCTGTCCAGCTATTCCCGCAGGAGTCGAACATCCTGCAGCGAGAATGAACTTTCTGAGTATGTATCCTTAATAGAAATCAATAATAACAAGAAATTTAGCAAACCATCTCATTTAAGGTAAGTAGAGATTGAATTTCCTTTAAGGAAGAGGAATTATTTTTTTATTATTACTTTGTTTTCTAGCACACCTTGAAGCTCTGTCATGTAAATACTGTTAAAGATGGTGAGGGGAACTGCGTCGACTCCTGAGGAAGTACGGACGTGCCGAGACCCCGTTCGGCTAAGCTGAGGAGGCTCGGCCGAACGCTAGCTGCAAGCGGAGCAATTCCCCTCACCATCCAGCATAAACTGGTTGGCAGAGCCCTGGTAGATTCTATGCTAGAAAACAACAATCTTTGTGATAAGAGCCAAACGAAATAATCTATTTCTCGGGAAATAGTGACAGAATTCTTATTTATTCTACATTTCTGAAGGAGACTTCATTCCTAATAATCGCAATCCTTCCGCGAGGACAGTCGAAACAGCATGAACCAATGCCAAACGGGAGACCTGCTGGGAGTCTTCTGAAATGATTTTAGTTTTTCCGTAATAACGGTTAAAGCTTTGTGCGGTATCGACTAAATATTTGGCAATGGTTGAAGGCGCATACTGTTTCCACGCTTTCTCGACGATCTCCGGAAATAAGCGTAACTGCTTAATCACTTCCCAGCTTTCAGCATCGTCAAGCCCCTCAAAAGTCAATGGAAGGGGGGCACCCGCTTTTCTCAGAATGGATTGAGCTCTGGCATACGTGTATTGAATGTATGGACCTGTTTCACCTTCGAAGGTGAGCATATATTCCAGGGAGAATTCAATATCGTTCACACGATCATTTTTTAAATCATGAAAGATAATGGCGCCAACCCCAACATCTTTCGCCACCTCTGAAGCATTTATTAAGTTAGGATTCTTCTGTTTAATATTTTCTTCAGCCATATAAATCGCTTCTTTGAGAACCTCTTCGAGTAAAATGACTCTGCCCTTTCTGGTGGACATCTTCTTTCCATCTTTCAGATAAAGTCCAAAGGGGATATGTTTCATATCATCCGCCCAGTTAAAACCGAGTTTCTTCAGTACTTCCATCACTTGTTTGAAGTGAATGGTCTGTTCCTGGCCAACAACATACAAAGCTTCATCAAAGTGA
Coding sequences:
- a CDS encoding YqaA family protein, translating into MSELLHAFEAWLLDYGVWGLILVSFADSSFFPIPPDVLLIPLAIANPDSALLYALYTTIASVIGALLGWWIGKKLGRPILVYFFSEKRIQKVEEYFNKYGAMALLIAGLTPVPYKIFTIFAGVSGVKIRVLIIWSIIGRGIRFFLEGAIILALGAKAKPFIEENFTLLTLGAGGVLIAVYLVYLVIKQRKKTV
- a CDS encoding Lmo0850 family protein codes for the protein MVKENDRLKKVITKLSNVGVNISKTKSRREILHSLKQYQPLPKTLTQDY
- a CDS encoding diacylglycerol kinase family protein; this encodes MTMFSDILLVCNGKAGQGTLEVLIKDAVPPLLDICTNLIIHKTKEKGDAERICKETGHQYELVVIMGGDGTIHEAINGLAAIEKRPLVGIIPGGTCNDFARSLHIPMNIGQAVRLITERPIEKHIDIVKADERYFSNFWGTGLVAETSDNIDVGSKSVLGKLSYYISAFQSIQESPILNVKITTENEVIEEEVVMLLAANGRSIGSNPLPTCIDMEDGLMDIYVVKKSGFPLLKEFLVIKSTGNISEQYDDIMHIQAREAHIELGQNEKLDMDGELYEGTRQSLQVLNKHLRFVVGMSE
- a CDS encoding CBS domain-containing protein, with amino-acid sequence MQVRDIMSTNVEAASNQDSLQSVASKMSSKNVGSVPVVENGQVVGMVTDRDIATRGLTQGAQGNVSQVMSQQVVTISPDASVEEASALMSQHQVRRLPVVENGQLVGMLALGDLAVQQQSDQSAGSALSGISQNHLR